The sequence GGTTTAATAGaggtatatgatttttattcttGTGTATCTTTGATTTAGCTTTTTATTAATGTGAATTTTTCCAATTAGCTTTTTGTCTAGATCTAAGTATTTGGCTGAGTCAACTTTGCTGTTCCATTAGATTTTTTGGTGATTAATTTGTACTAAGGAAGGATTTATGTATTTTCTCAAGGTAAATATTTTGAGTTAATTTTTGGTAGTAATTAAGGTAAGATCACATTGAGAACTGCAGGAATAATTCGTCAATAGAGTtttgagttaataataatttatgtaatggtTAAATCTAAAAGTTTcagaaaaaacgaaaaaaaaatacaaatggcTTGTACAACTATAATACGTTACTATCACTATCTGCTCAAAACCTAAAATAGATGAccaaaattttgtatttttaatagataattgtttaaattttttattcaaaccttacattcatttaaaataaaaatatattttattttatttttgtttttagagcATAGTGTTATTAATTACTGGATTAATAACATTGATACAAatgaaaaaacatataattattttgaatatgatCAACAATACTTTAACCTTCGGAGCTGGTCTGTatgatttctaataatttattactcttcaatatattttttaaaaattgagtaatattattcttattaaatttagtttgattatttgttgtataattttagAACTTAAGAAGTAgtacttattttatagtatgttaATATGCAAAtagtaataagtaggtacacttATTAAGacaattaaatctataaatgcCCGTATACAAGGGGGTTTCAGGGGTTCACCTCCCCACAGAAAATTGATCCTGGATACGTGCTTGAAACTAAATGATTGTATTCTTCAggtgtattatgtacaattatatatttatataattatgtgggCAAGGGGAAGAAATATGTAGGTAGTTATAGTAGTTCCCctgatttacaaaaataaaaataaaataagattagattaaattcttaaatattattttttttcatatttatttcatttttatttttggactatattattatagttacttacctatttaaaataataataattattaaaatgttaaaaatacgaTAGATTTATAAATGGTGACTAAAGGCTAGGTATGTATGTAAAagctaaaattattgtaattataccaTTAAACTATTGAAGTATTAAagtgtttgatttattttttttacttgagattaaaaataagtttaatttaacatattatattctctatctaattggatttaattaaaacttgaaGATAAGATTATAATCCAATACTGCaagcattgtaatattatgttgtatgtaatattataataacaccttcatgttacatattatttttttatattttatttagttttacggTAAAGTTTTGTCATATAAgcataatacttaatagtatattatttttttaattaacatatctGATATGAATGTACAAAATCCaaattagattaattatatttattattatcaaataatatttaatgctgTATTGCctgtatattgatataatttcagaaaaatatatcatttttcttaggtatattaaaaaacagaTCATTTATGTATACTTTGTCACTACTATTATTTCTCTCTAATTTGTTCTGTGTTTTTGTGTTTAGCGTGGCAGCTTATAGTCATGTTTGAACTCTCTTTATCATGTAAAACTATCCCTGACGTAGTTTCATGGTGGTTCGTGGGGGTAGTCGTAAGTTTCTACTCGAGAGTAGCagataaaaaaatcgtttattcCTACAAATGAGATATGCAATTTCCAACACGAATATGTAAAAAAAGATATACGTATGTAAGTTCCTATAcggcaaaaaaaaacattactataCTGTAATGATATCTACATCATTGCGCCACACAGCTTCATGTTTTGATATcatcataatactattaaatatgttattactaaAAAACCACTTAGCAAATATCTGAACCCATGTACCctgatattattcaaaatgtacaaaaccattaataaataataactatacatatatatacatgtaaaaatgccattatattacaaaaacatattttgatgtatttatacaaaataaacaacaacaatttaatttggAACAACAAGGTATCAAAGATCAATACTATAAGTAGAGCCCCCTTTTTAATATTCAAGCCAGTCTGCTTACTTTAGCCATTTTCATACGCACCGTCTCAATTCACCACACTCATAAATAACCGCTTATTAAATTAACTCTGTTCTATTTCAAATCTTATAATATCTTGTTGTGAATTATTAAAGAGTTTTCTATTCAAAACTTAAGAttatatttgcaattatttcaagaaaattaacattattaatattctcttCACAAATTCTACAACTGTTCAAAAACATCAACAAggtaagaaattatattaatatatatttacacaaattacaAAGGTAAAATCCTCATCAACGACAAGTCAATTGAGACATGCAGACTCAGGTGCATCACCAATCATTATATCCTTCGTTTATAAATCTGTACTCACGATCCCAAtcaatcgtaataattatatgctttaATCTATAATAAGAGATAGGATAAAGAAAGTCGACGTTCAGAAtccctttaattattattcattaaaatagctAACTTTACCAGctcagttaatatattattataaggtgaAGTTTTATCAATAAGCAACGTACGggcttatttttaattcatcacaatactaaatatttatgtaagttcCTACGCCAATCGTACACTAATCTTATACCAGTCGTTTATCTGTGGTTATTGGAACATAATATTGCGGAGtaggtgtaataatataatcgcacTCGTTTCAATCGCTATATTGTAGTGCCTATACTTTATAGTTCATAACGATAGCTTATCGATAAAACTAACATCTAAACTAGATATTTCGACACACAAAATATTTACGGCTTTTCATTACTGATAAAAGTATACAGAAATCTTTTTCGGTTttggtatgataataattatagctaTATACAGAGCAATGTACATTGCCACATTAGGTAATTAATCCCATAACATATTTGTTAGGAATTTAGGATTGTTGGTAATATTCGTGTGCCTATACATATCCTAACCATCTACAATAATCACATACGAAGTCGCGATTAATGAAAATTACCTACGTATTACcttcatttttattgataaacgcAAAAAGCTGCtagtttaaatgattttaaatttgttaagcGCCTACTTTACCTAACCTGTGAAAATACGCGGAGATgtgttataaataagtatagtgtaaaaatatatatagtcgattaaaatgttcaattattaaataagtatatataaaaaaaatagtaagtcaTCCAAATGAAAAGCTTTAGATTCCGTAGTTGAAAggccataaaaaataattaaaaaataagtatctaAATATACTAATGAAGGAGATTTGATTTCAaccaatttaaaactaatagcaagaaatatttaaaattcaaggaCGCATTATTATCTCAAACAGCCAATATCAAGAAAATAAGTTCAcgaattattaagtttattagatataataaaataaaatataaaagtgagTTATTTGTTAATGACGATGATaccctaaattaaataattattttttcatctaaaacaaccatagttttttttttaaatatgattttgtatatCTACATGGATTATACTTTAAACTAttgtgaataaatattatacacaattatacacgattcattgtattaaaaatgaaatgtatagtcaatttatgctttatttattagcaaataaagaaaaaaggcatacattagtttatttaaaaaaatcgaaatagcGCAAGTAcctaaaagaattattttagattttgaaacaGCGATGCATTaagcagtttttaattttttttccggaAACAGAGGTGTTTGGTTTTTGATTTCATTTTGGCCAAGCTTAGTATTTTtggatttcttttttttaattcaaaggAAGTAGAACAGTTTTTACCGACTGGCAGACAAATTTAAAGATTCAGCAATAACAGAATTGTctgattatttaatagataattatatatatatatataacattatcaaattatagtattatttatattatttattatgatattttttaatttgttttaagacAGTACCTATCAGTCCTATCATcagttttataacatataatatataaagtataatataattttttacaattattaaattataaaatgtattatattatttataataacagataaataattagtgtaggaacttacattcgCCCGGTCTGTGAACCTAATAAGTGacgagtaaaatattatattcgaaaTTCCTGGGAACAAAAATACACCCAAATTATTagctacaaaattaaatatgtaaatattgaaaatgctaATGAAATAATTGGATGAAAATTACTTGAGTTGGCAAATGTACTATATCGTTTAGTATTACTTATTTTTCTACCTTGTTGTACCATATTTTTCGGATCCTCtttgctatttaatatttttattttaattatagagcTAACACTTAAATCATGATTGTGATCGTTTGtattcagtttttaattaatgaacgaaaattgaaaaatattacaagttattaaaaacattttaaatgaaaaatagtttttcgaatttaaagaaatattataaaaatagaataatatataatatgtataacaattaaaaattaataaaatacctaaaattgAAAAAGTCGTAGAAACTATAGagccatattaaaaaaaaatgtccaaataaagttaatatagattattagtgacaattttaagattttttcaaaaattaattttgtgtgaAAACATTACAGTCgtccatatatatttaatatataaagatatattttttcccCGAAATTTTGAATGTTACTGAAAATTGTCTTCGTTTGATTTGTAAGATGCAATTTGCTGCCTACTAGAGATCACTAACCACATAGCGTTATAAGTTAAGACTAAAGGCAGTTATTCACAACACTaatgataacgataaaaaataaaatacaacacagTTATCGTTAtagattaatttgtttttacaatatatagattatacattttCTATGCGGAATACATACAATTGTTTTGGGGGTCACGGTTTACCGATCTCTaatctacttaaataatatatgcacgaacataatattatattacatagagATTCAAActgatcatttttaatttgtctatTTATATTCTTTAGAATTGATAACGTAAATGTACggcttatacaaattatacatacacatgTTGTAACTTGTATTGAGTAATtctgaaatacatattattttatcatttttatgcaCTTAAATTGCCGGCCGATAtgtcgttattttattttttgtttaatctaACTTTTGAATGATAATATTCATGATAGTGAATATAATTAggagttaattaataataataaacggttTTATTAccaaactatttatataaaagctAGGACTGTTTTACTAATTTAGAACACTTTTAACCTATTCGCGTTCAAGATGAAGTCGTCATTGGTTTTGATTTTGGCTGTTTGCATTTCTTACTCTGTTGCAGGTAATATATGAattgataaatgtaaaattaaattatttttaatatttcaactatgaatatattattatttattatatgttttctatctcatttaaaaaaaaaaaatgtttaaaatatacgaaGCCAAAATTCTTTATctacctaatttttaataactcttTTAGTCGAAGTACCCAATTTAGTGAATTGGAGATATGACAATGATACGATACCTGAGATGTTGCCGAGAAATATGCGAGACAAAAGTGAAATAGAAATTGAAAATGCTGTTTTTAATGCGTACCAAAATCAACTTAGAGTAGTTTCTGAGTACAGCGGTCATGTTTATGACCCCGCATTTCCGTTTGGATATTTCAAAAATGAAGTTATCATACCGAATACACATTCATATGAATCAGACATTGATTTTGCATTCAACAACAACGTATTCAGAGGACTAACGGATTATAACGAAAACGTTATTATCGTTAAATGGGCACCTGATCAAGTACGTTACACTATTGCCTATCATTAactaatattcttttatttttctcattttcTATTCTGGcacactatataaaaatatatattaatttattgttcaaatCAATACAAATTTTCATTGTAATCAGTTATCatttaatttcgtttttataGATCGAAACTAATGTCGAATGGAAAGAGGCAAATATTAGAGGAcactatttttattcaaatagcaCATACTTTGATCAAGGAAACTATCACATTCAATTGGAAGATTTAAAATACCGAGCAAATACAACATTTACTGAAAACACCATGAAATACCCATCTTCAGTGCCAAGTTCAAGCATTTCATATAAAAGTGTTAAAGCTTCATTTTCAGGAAATATTCCAGCTGTAACAAATGTCGACAATTCAAATAGCCTAAAGTAAGTAGCAGGATAACATAGTATTTTACTAAGtaaatcttaatataataaaacaatggaCATCATGTTTTATAACTCGTGTTTCAATACAAGTTTAGTTGtaggtttattaaaatatagttactgttaattataatagtgtgtaaaataacataatatatttatctaaaaagtgttttggtttaatttttttacaataatttatataatttatgaaattgacAAAATCGAGATATGTCTTTTGATAATGTAtccgtatttattaaatactaaaaactaataatgattttatttagtattcccaagtataattattctttatttattataaatcgtgattaaaaaataaagttataagttttaaatataaacatgtaataCATACCTTTATTtttgctaaatattttaatatttccttatttttattagatatttccTGGAAGATGTTGCTTTCCAACACATCGCCGATAATGTAGTGAAGTCGATGCAACCTAACATTTCTATCGCAATTAGACAAGCAGTTAGACCATACATTATATTCAAGAACGTATCGGACCCAAACTTCAAAGGATTTAATGTCAGTACACCTTTGGGCATACAACTCAAAGTCGATGAAGTTTTCACTAATGGCTTGAACCAAACTCATCAAAGAGTAAAAAATATGACTGTTGACATGGCCAATAAAAAATTGATCTCAAAAACCGAGTTGGTTATGCATTATTTGAGCGGAACTTTCCGAGTGCAGCTTACCACCACCAACAACAAAGAGTACGAAGATAAAGCTTACTTTGAAATCGAAAATATCAATATACGTCCAGTTAGCAATATGTTCAACCGTGATGATTGCCATGCAAATACCACTATTACAAACACAAAAGTTGTGGTAAACCCTGAAAATTTGAACTTGTCCAAAGATGAGGAGATTGAAATAAACCGTGCTTTAGTGGAGGAATATAATAACACCCTTAagaaaaaatttgataaaactgTTTGCATAGCTTTGGCTGATATGCTTAACTCCAAAGCCGGAAACTTTTAATtatcacaaatattttgaaaagcaGATAATCCGTCTATTTAGAagttatgtaatacatatataatatacaatatacatatatatatatagagagattGGTGGTACATAAGGAAAGGGTTATGTGTCCTGAAGCTTTACTTTGatacttttttgtttattttagttaactAGTTATAGTActctataaaaaaagttatagttatattttatgtctcTATACTCTCTACTCTCTAATAGTATCAATTACAAACAATACTTTATGAGCTTATGCATTTATtaggttattagtttattaatgtttaaagcAACGCcagtgttaaatatatatttttttgactgACCCGTCTCATATACTCCGATAGAggctcatttttaatatatatatatatttatatataatttttttttaatagttgcttagcaatatacaaattactttttcgtatcatttttttaatgtgaggcaatgtgataaaaataatattttatgttaaaaattgtatattttttatttattataactaaaattaaaatgttcattattttttaagctacaatagtaatatttacttaGTTTGTTTACTATACAATAAACAGTggaataattttgtcaaaaaataataatatctgttactatttttattatcctTATTCTTtagatatttagtatattttccattttctttagtatttgtaaatactattatactaaatgtGTTTTAGAAACTGATCGAGTTTATTATGTGGTTAAGATGTCACGTGTTGTATTTTCAgtgttatacaaaataataataatacatacgtcAATTAATCAAATAGgtcaatgtataaaattataaaaacaataaaataaatactgaaattagtgatgaaaattaaaaaaatacaatatattgactatatttgTTATCTGAacatatggaaaaaaaaattttatggtggttgtttatttaaatttttaccatgaaatatttgtatatttatttaacttagtcATATACATATTCtagttttaccaaaaaaaaattgaacataatttcaacataacataaaaattaaatttaaaaaactccccaatacaattataacgaagaaaaatacttttttggatgaatttcaatattttgtgcGAGTTTAGGCCCCATGGCCAGTGGCCACTATAAATCTAATTAGCTGACCCTAATTATACGTATTGTAtagatagttattttttttctagtctTCTATGGACCCTGATGCAATTAtataggcataatattataagtatattaaaactgTTTTGAAATTAAcatctataagtatataaatagataatcgAAAAAAGGAGAATTTAAGTAGAAACCGTAGTATTCCGTCatcattataatagtttatattatatagtgttcgtagtatgtatatgaatatatatttataaaaatattaggtaaagaatttaataatgttatgaattaatatgtttatatttttaaaaaatatgttgttacctataattaattttatctaaatattaaagtatgatGAACCATTTGGTAAAgacaattagtatattattatgcatattatcatacgatgattattaaaatataattaacataacctttgtattatatatttttttaataaaattaataatgtggtAACtggttatactattataatacaataaatatataagatgtatatttaagttttagacACCTTAATACCTATACTCATTACAAATAGGTACAGACAAGAACGTTGTATAACTACTAATTGAAccttcttaaatttatattttaagggtACTTTGGTATCACCATTACTGCGGTGTGTAGTTGATACATAAACAACAGCAGGAGACCGATTCTAGTggtgtaggtatataggtag is a genomic window of Rhopalosiphum padi isolate XX-2018 chromosome 4, ASM2088224v1, whole genome shotgun sequence containing:
- the LOC132929770 gene encoding uncharacterized protein LOC132929770, yielding MKSSLVLILAVCISYSVAVEVPNLVNWRYDNDTIPEMLPRNMRDKSEIEIENAVFNAYQNQLRVVSEYSGHVYDPAFPFGYFKNEVIIPNTHSYESDIDFAFNNNVFRGLTDYNENVIIVKWAPDQIETNVEWKEANIRGHYFYSNSTYFDQGNYHIQLEDLKYRANTTFTENTMKYPSSVPSSSISYKSVKASFSGNIPAVTNVDNSNSLKYFLEDVAFQHIADNVVKSMQPNISIAIRQAVRPYIIFKNVSDPNFKGFNVSTPLGIQLKVDEVFTNGLNQTHQRVKNMTVDMANKKLISKTELVMHYLSGTFRVQLTTTNNKEYEDKAYFEIENINIRPVSNMFNRDDCHANTTITNTKVVVNPENLNLSKDEEIEINRALVEEYNNTLKKKFDKTVCIALADMLNSKAGNF